A window of the Dioscorea cayenensis subsp. rotundata cultivar TDr96_F1 chromosome 14, TDr96_F1_v2_PseudoChromosome.rev07_lg8_w22 25.fasta, whole genome shotgun sequence genome harbors these coding sequences:
- the LOC120275324 gene encoding LOW QUALITY PROTEIN: cyclin-dependent kinase inhibitor 5-like (The sequence of the model RefSeq protein was modified relative to this genomic sequence to represent the inferred CDS: deleted 1 base in 1 codon), producing MGKYMKKTKMITGEVSVMDLAAHQSLLGVRTRARTLALQRLQKPPLPEELEEEEEEEEGEAPSASSYLQLRSRRLEKPKPKDSNPNPRSRSNSGSTESARSCRDDPSLDPEANVEVSFGDNVFDAEARDRTVRETTPCSMIRNSESIRTPGSTTRPTNSTASSRRMKVGCTQTSPTSHEMEEFFSGAEQMQQRMFAEKYNFDPVNDIPLPGRYEWVKLDY from the exons ATGGGAAAATACATGAAGAAAACCAAGATGATCACCGGCGAGGTCTCCGTCATGGATCTCGCCGCCCATCAATCCCTCCTCGGCGTTCGCACTCGTGCTCGCACTCTCGCTCTTCAGCGCCTCCAGAAGCCCCCATTGCCGGAGGAActggaggaagaggaggaagaggaggagggtGAAGCACCCTCGGCCTCGTCTTACCTCCAGCTCCGTAGCCGCCGGCTTGAGAAACCTAAACCTAAAGattcaaaccctaaccctaggtCCAGGTCGAATTCGGGGTCTACTGAGTCTGCTAGAAGTTGCCGGGATGATCCTTCGCTTGACCCTGAGGCCAACGTTGAGGTCTCGTTTGGAGACAATGTTTTTGATGCCGAGGCGAGGGATAG GACTGTGAGGGAAACAACACCGTGCAGTATGATAAGGAATTCTGAATCGATAAGGACGCCTGGCTCGACTACCAGACCCACCAATTCAACTGCATCCAGCAGGAGGATG AAAGTTGGATGCACTCAAACATCCCCAACATCCCATGAGATGGAAGAGTTTTTTTCTGGTGCAGAGCAAATGCAGCAGAGGATGTTTGCTGAAAA GTATAACTTCGATCCCGTCAATGATATTCCACTTCCCGGCCGCTATGAATGGGTGAAATTAGACTACTAA
- the LOC120275711 gene encoding protein NPGR2 isoform X1, with protein MGGHLIGQLGRLRFLHLGHGAGFAWRIRGIRMRGRKRAKLRKFFARLGVRNTKNWLCSAEQFKANEMVPATGSQTSLASGYISQAGLGDQRIDTGNIEEAESSLRDGVCLNYEEARALLGRLEYQRGNVEAALRVFDGIDIAAIAPKMKVSITRKIGRHKPQSPWDVPHMSIHAVSLLIEATYLKAKALQDLGRFKEAAQTCSIILDTIEPALTDGLPENLGLGTDCKFLETLCKAVELLPELWKLAGFPNEAILSYRRALLGCWNLDASTCTRIQKEFAIFLLYGGCDASPPNLRSQMEGSFIPRNNIEEAILLLMILLRKFNLKRVDWDRSIIDHLTFALSVSGELKTLASQKEELLPGILERKERYYTLALCYFGEGDSLVALNLLKILLSARGDPNCLKALLLASKICGESGGAYVEEGVSFARRAIFNLNSGCDAMASVGNCLLGISLSTQARLPSSDSERLSRQCEALEALEKANKMVEGKDYQVLFSLSLENSEQRKLEPALRFAKQLLKLEAGSNIKTWILLARILSAQKRYVDAETVVNAALDQTGKWNQGGLLRTKAKIQIANEQLKNAVETYTQLLAVLQLRTKSFAVGMKSLKGGQDDRSLEMETWQDLANVYMSMSQWRDAEICISKLTAISPQSASRWHATGKLFEAKGLYKEALGAYSKALDREPTHIPSLVSTATVLRELDGRPLAVVRSFLTDALRLDKTNHIAWFNLGLLNKAEGGKSILEAVECFQAAALLEESVPAEPFR; from the exons atgGGTGGGCATTTAATAGGCCAGTTGGGACGGTTGAGGTTTCTACATCTGGGCCATGGTGCCGGATTTGCCTGGAGGATCCGTGGGATCCG CATGAGAGGCAGAAAGAGGGCAAAGTTGCGCAAATTCTTTGCTAGATTGGGTGTCCGGAACACAAAGAATTGGTTGTGTTCTGCCGAACAATTTAAAGCAAATGAAATGGTACCTGCAACCGGGTCTCAGACATCCTTAGCAAGTGGCTACATTTCTCAGGCTGGTCTTGGTGATCAGAGGATTGATACTGGGAATATTGAAGAAGCTGAATCTTCTCTTCGAGATGGGGTTTGCCTTAACTATGAG GAAGCAAGAGCTTTACTGGGGAGGCTTGAATATCAGAGAGGAAATGTTGAAGCTGCTCTTCGTGTATTTGATGGAATAGACATAGCTGCAATAGCTCCTAAGATGAAAGTTTCCATTACTAGAAAAATTGGTCGGCACAAACCACAATCACCCTGGGATGTTCCACATATGTCCATACATGCTGTTAGCTTACTCATTGAAGCTACATATCTTAAAGCTAAAGCACTCCAAGACCTTGGCAGATTTAAAG AAGCTGCACAAACGTGCAGCATAATTTTGGATACAATCGAACCTGCATTGACCGATGGGTTGCCTGAGAACCTTGGCCTTGGTACGGATTGTAAATTTCTCGAGACACTATGCAAAGCTGTTGAGCTGCTTCCAGAGCTGTGGAAACTGGCTGGTTTTCCCAATGAAGCCATCTTGTCATATCGGCGTGCCTTGCTTGGTTGTTGGAACCTTGATGCCAGCACCTGTACACGGATACAGAAGGAATttgctatttttcttctttatggAGGTTGTGATGCCAGTCCTCCAAATCTCCGTTCACAAATGGAGGGTTCCTTTATACCTAGAAATAACATTGAAGAGGCTATTCTTCTCCTAATGATTCTCTTAAGAAAGTTCAATCTCAAAAGGGTTGATTGGGATCGGTCTATTATTGATCACCTAACTTTTGCTCTATCTGTTTCGGGGGAGCTGAAAACCCTTGCCAGTCAAAAGGAAGAATTGCTACCTGGCATCctagagagaaaagaaagatacTACACACTTGCTCTATGTTACTTCGGAGAAGGTGATAGTTTAGTTGCCCTTAACTTACTAAAAATACTTTTGAGTGCTAGAGGAGACCCTAATTGCCTTAAAGCATTATTATTGGCTTCAAAAATCTGCGGAGAGAGCGGTGGTGCTTATGTGGAGGAAGGAGTATCTTTTGCACGAAGGgccatttttaatttaaacagtGGTTGTGATGCAATGGCAAGTGTTGGAAATTGCTTACTTGGAATTTCTCTTTCAACTCAGGCTAGATTGCCTTCGTCTGATTCCGAGAGATTGTCAAGGCAATGTGAGGCACTTGAGGCCCTAGAAAAAGCCAACAAGATGGTAGAAGGTAAAGATTATCAAGTGCTTTTTAGTCTAAGCCTTGAGAATTCTGAACAGAGGAAGTTGGAGCCGGCTCTCCGTTTTGCGAAACAGCTGCTGAAATTGGAAGCTGGATCGAATATTAAGACTTGGATTTTGTTAGCGCGAATATTATCTGCCCAAAAAAGATATGTTGATGCTGAGACCGTTGTGAATGCTGCTCTTGATCAAACTGGGAAATGGAACCAGGGGGGATTGCTGCGAACTAAAGCCAAAATACAGATTGCTAATGAACAATTGAAGAATGCAGTCGAGACATATACTCAACTTCTAGCAGTACTTCAACTGAGGACTAAAAGCTTTGCTGTTGGCATGAAGTCTTTGAAA GGTGGCCAAGATGATAGAAGTCTGGAAATGGAAACTTGGCAAGATTTGGCTAATGTCTACATGAGTATGTCACAATGGCGGGATGCTGAGATTTGTATCTCAAAATTGACAGCAATTAGTCCTCAATCGGCATCAAGATGGCACGCGACAG GAAAACTATTTGAAGCGAAAGGTCTGTACAAAGAAGCTCTGGGAGCTTATTCTAAAGCATTAGATCGAGAACCCACACATATTCCAAGCTTGGTCTCTACGGCAACTGTTCTTAGAGAGCTAGACGGTCGGCCACTTGCTGTTGTGAGAAGCTTCTTGACAGACGCTCTTCGACTTGATAAAACAAACCACATTGCTTGGTTTAATCTTGGTCTTCTTAATAAAGCCGAAGGTGGTAAATCTATTCTTGAAGCAGTTGAATGTTTCCAGGCTGCTGCTCTTCTCGAAGAATCTGTGCCGGCTGAACCATTTAGATGA
- the LOC120275711 gene encoding protein NPGR2 isoform X2, whose amino-acid sequence MELVCMRGRKRAKLRKFFARLGVRNTKNWLCSAEQFKANEMVPATGSQTSLASGYISQAGLGDQRIDTGNIEEAESSLRDGVCLNYEEARALLGRLEYQRGNVEAALRVFDGIDIAAIAPKMKVSITRKIGRHKPQSPWDVPHMSIHAVSLLIEATYLKAKALQDLGRFKEAAQTCSIILDTIEPALTDGLPENLGLGTDCKFLETLCKAVELLPELWKLAGFPNEAILSYRRALLGCWNLDASTCTRIQKEFAIFLLYGGCDASPPNLRSQMEGSFIPRNNIEEAILLLMILLRKFNLKRVDWDRSIIDHLTFALSVSGELKTLASQKEELLPGILERKERYYTLALCYFGEGDSLVALNLLKILLSARGDPNCLKALLLASKICGESGGAYVEEGVSFARRAIFNLNSGCDAMASVGNCLLGISLSTQARLPSSDSERLSRQCEALEALEKANKMVEGKDYQVLFSLSLENSEQRKLEPALRFAKQLLKLEAGSNIKTWILLARILSAQKRYVDAETVVNAALDQTGKWNQGGLLRTKAKIQIANEQLKNAVETYTQLLAVLQLRTKSFAVGMKSLKGGQDDRSLEMETWQDLANVYMSMSQWRDAEICISKLTAISPQSASRWHATGKLFEAKGLYKEALGAYSKALDREPTHIPSLVSTATVLRELDGRPLAVVRSFLTDALRLDKTNHIAWFNLGLLNKAEGGKSILEAVECFQAAALLEESVPAEPFR is encoded by the exons ATGGAGTTAGTGTG CATGAGAGGCAGAAAGAGGGCAAAGTTGCGCAAATTCTTTGCTAGATTGGGTGTCCGGAACACAAAGAATTGGTTGTGTTCTGCCGAACAATTTAAAGCAAATGAAATGGTACCTGCAACCGGGTCTCAGACATCCTTAGCAAGTGGCTACATTTCTCAGGCTGGTCTTGGTGATCAGAGGATTGATACTGGGAATATTGAAGAAGCTGAATCTTCTCTTCGAGATGGGGTTTGCCTTAACTATGAG GAAGCAAGAGCTTTACTGGGGAGGCTTGAATATCAGAGAGGAAATGTTGAAGCTGCTCTTCGTGTATTTGATGGAATAGACATAGCTGCAATAGCTCCTAAGATGAAAGTTTCCATTACTAGAAAAATTGGTCGGCACAAACCACAATCACCCTGGGATGTTCCACATATGTCCATACATGCTGTTAGCTTACTCATTGAAGCTACATATCTTAAAGCTAAAGCACTCCAAGACCTTGGCAGATTTAAAG AAGCTGCACAAACGTGCAGCATAATTTTGGATACAATCGAACCTGCATTGACCGATGGGTTGCCTGAGAACCTTGGCCTTGGTACGGATTGTAAATTTCTCGAGACACTATGCAAAGCTGTTGAGCTGCTTCCAGAGCTGTGGAAACTGGCTGGTTTTCCCAATGAAGCCATCTTGTCATATCGGCGTGCCTTGCTTGGTTGTTGGAACCTTGATGCCAGCACCTGTACACGGATACAGAAGGAATttgctatttttcttctttatggAGGTTGTGATGCCAGTCCTCCAAATCTCCGTTCACAAATGGAGGGTTCCTTTATACCTAGAAATAACATTGAAGAGGCTATTCTTCTCCTAATGATTCTCTTAAGAAAGTTCAATCTCAAAAGGGTTGATTGGGATCGGTCTATTATTGATCACCTAACTTTTGCTCTATCTGTTTCGGGGGAGCTGAAAACCCTTGCCAGTCAAAAGGAAGAATTGCTACCTGGCATCctagagagaaaagaaagatacTACACACTTGCTCTATGTTACTTCGGAGAAGGTGATAGTTTAGTTGCCCTTAACTTACTAAAAATACTTTTGAGTGCTAGAGGAGACCCTAATTGCCTTAAAGCATTATTATTGGCTTCAAAAATCTGCGGAGAGAGCGGTGGTGCTTATGTGGAGGAAGGAGTATCTTTTGCACGAAGGgccatttttaatttaaacagtGGTTGTGATGCAATGGCAAGTGTTGGAAATTGCTTACTTGGAATTTCTCTTTCAACTCAGGCTAGATTGCCTTCGTCTGATTCCGAGAGATTGTCAAGGCAATGTGAGGCACTTGAGGCCCTAGAAAAAGCCAACAAGATGGTAGAAGGTAAAGATTATCAAGTGCTTTTTAGTCTAAGCCTTGAGAATTCTGAACAGAGGAAGTTGGAGCCGGCTCTCCGTTTTGCGAAACAGCTGCTGAAATTGGAAGCTGGATCGAATATTAAGACTTGGATTTTGTTAGCGCGAATATTATCTGCCCAAAAAAGATATGTTGATGCTGAGACCGTTGTGAATGCTGCTCTTGATCAAACTGGGAAATGGAACCAGGGGGGATTGCTGCGAACTAAAGCCAAAATACAGATTGCTAATGAACAATTGAAGAATGCAGTCGAGACATATACTCAACTTCTAGCAGTACTTCAACTGAGGACTAAAAGCTTTGCTGTTGGCATGAAGTCTTTGAAA GGTGGCCAAGATGATAGAAGTCTGGAAATGGAAACTTGGCAAGATTTGGCTAATGTCTACATGAGTATGTCACAATGGCGGGATGCTGAGATTTGTATCTCAAAATTGACAGCAATTAGTCCTCAATCGGCATCAAGATGGCACGCGACAG GAAAACTATTTGAAGCGAAAGGTCTGTACAAAGAAGCTCTGGGAGCTTATTCTAAAGCATTAGATCGAGAACCCACACATATTCCAAGCTTGGTCTCTACGGCAACTGTTCTTAGAGAGCTAGACGGTCGGCCACTTGCTGTTGTGAGAAGCTTCTTGACAGACGCTCTTCGACTTGATAAAACAAACCACATTGCTTGGTTTAATCTTGGTCTTCTTAATAAAGCCGAAGGTGGTAAATCTATTCTTGAAGCAGTTGAATGTTTCCAGGCTGCTGCTCTTCTCGAAGAATCTGTGCCGGCTGAACCATTTAGATGA
- the LOC120275711 gene encoding protein NPGR2 isoform X3 produces the protein MDMRGRKRAKLRKFFARLGVRNTKNWLCSAEQFKANEMVPATGSQTSLASGYISQAGLGDQRIDTGNIEEAESSLRDGVCLNYEEARALLGRLEYQRGNVEAALRVFDGIDIAAIAPKMKVSITRKIGRHKPQSPWDVPHMSIHAVSLLIEATYLKAKALQDLGRFKEAAQTCSIILDTIEPALTDGLPENLGLGTDCKFLETLCKAVELLPELWKLAGFPNEAILSYRRALLGCWNLDASTCTRIQKEFAIFLLYGGCDASPPNLRSQMEGSFIPRNNIEEAILLLMILLRKFNLKRVDWDRSIIDHLTFALSVSGELKTLASQKEELLPGILERKERYYTLALCYFGEGDSLVALNLLKILLSARGDPNCLKALLLASKICGESGGAYVEEGVSFARRAIFNLNSGCDAMASVGNCLLGISLSTQARLPSSDSERLSRQCEALEALEKANKMVEGKDYQVLFSLSLENSEQRKLEPALRFAKQLLKLEAGSNIKTWILLARILSAQKRYVDAETVVNAALDQTGKWNQGGLLRTKAKIQIANEQLKNAVETYTQLLAVLQLRTKSFAVGMKSLKGGQDDRSLEMETWQDLANVYMSMSQWRDAEICISKLTAISPQSASRWHATGKLFEAKGLYKEALGAYSKALDREPTHIPSLVSTATVLRELDGRPLAVVRSFLTDALRLDKTNHIAWFNLGLLNKAEGGKSILEAVECFQAAALLEESVPAEPFR, from the exons ATGGA CATGAGAGGCAGAAAGAGGGCAAAGTTGCGCAAATTCTTTGCTAGATTGGGTGTCCGGAACACAAAGAATTGGTTGTGTTCTGCCGAACAATTTAAAGCAAATGAAATGGTACCTGCAACCGGGTCTCAGACATCCTTAGCAAGTGGCTACATTTCTCAGGCTGGTCTTGGTGATCAGAGGATTGATACTGGGAATATTGAAGAAGCTGAATCTTCTCTTCGAGATGGGGTTTGCCTTAACTATGAG GAAGCAAGAGCTTTACTGGGGAGGCTTGAATATCAGAGAGGAAATGTTGAAGCTGCTCTTCGTGTATTTGATGGAATAGACATAGCTGCAATAGCTCCTAAGATGAAAGTTTCCATTACTAGAAAAATTGGTCGGCACAAACCACAATCACCCTGGGATGTTCCACATATGTCCATACATGCTGTTAGCTTACTCATTGAAGCTACATATCTTAAAGCTAAAGCACTCCAAGACCTTGGCAGATTTAAAG AAGCTGCACAAACGTGCAGCATAATTTTGGATACAATCGAACCTGCATTGACCGATGGGTTGCCTGAGAACCTTGGCCTTGGTACGGATTGTAAATTTCTCGAGACACTATGCAAAGCTGTTGAGCTGCTTCCAGAGCTGTGGAAACTGGCTGGTTTTCCCAATGAAGCCATCTTGTCATATCGGCGTGCCTTGCTTGGTTGTTGGAACCTTGATGCCAGCACCTGTACACGGATACAGAAGGAATttgctatttttcttctttatggAGGTTGTGATGCCAGTCCTCCAAATCTCCGTTCACAAATGGAGGGTTCCTTTATACCTAGAAATAACATTGAAGAGGCTATTCTTCTCCTAATGATTCTCTTAAGAAAGTTCAATCTCAAAAGGGTTGATTGGGATCGGTCTATTATTGATCACCTAACTTTTGCTCTATCTGTTTCGGGGGAGCTGAAAACCCTTGCCAGTCAAAAGGAAGAATTGCTACCTGGCATCctagagagaaaagaaagatacTACACACTTGCTCTATGTTACTTCGGAGAAGGTGATAGTTTAGTTGCCCTTAACTTACTAAAAATACTTTTGAGTGCTAGAGGAGACCCTAATTGCCTTAAAGCATTATTATTGGCTTCAAAAATCTGCGGAGAGAGCGGTGGTGCTTATGTGGAGGAAGGAGTATCTTTTGCACGAAGGgccatttttaatttaaacagtGGTTGTGATGCAATGGCAAGTGTTGGAAATTGCTTACTTGGAATTTCTCTTTCAACTCAGGCTAGATTGCCTTCGTCTGATTCCGAGAGATTGTCAAGGCAATGTGAGGCACTTGAGGCCCTAGAAAAAGCCAACAAGATGGTAGAAGGTAAAGATTATCAAGTGCTTTTTAGTCTAAGCCTTGAGAATTCTGAACAGAGGAAGTTGGAGCCGGCTCTCCGTTTTGCGAAACAGCTGCTGAAATTGGAAGCTGGATCGAATATTAAGACTTGGATTTTGTTAGCGCGAATATTATCTGCCCAAAAAAGATATGTTGATGCTGAGACCGTTGTGAATGCTGCTCTTGATCAAACTGGGAAATGGAACCAGGGGGGATTGCTGCGAACTAAAGCCAAAATACAGATTGCTAATGAACAATTGAAGAATGCAGTCGAGACATATACTCAACTTCTAGCAGTACTTCAACTGAGGACTAAAAGCTTTGCTGTTGGCATGAAGTCTTTGAAA GGTGGCCAAGATGATAGAAGTCTGGAAATGGAAACTTGGCAAGATTTGGCTAATGTCTACATGAGTATGTCACAATGGCGGGATGCTGAGATTTGTATCTCAAAATTGACAGCAATTAGTCCTCAATCGGCATCAAGATGGCACGCGACAG GAAAACTATTTGAAGCGAAAGGTCTGTACAAAGAAGCTCTGGGAGCTTATTCTAAAGCATTAGATCGAGAACCCACACATATTCCAAGCTTGGTCTCTACGGCAACTGTTCTTAGAGAGCTAGACGGTCGGCCACTTGCTGTTGTGAGAAGCTTCTTGACAGACGCTCTTCGACTTGATAAAACAAACCACATTGCTTGGTTTAATCTTGGTCTTCTTAATAAAGCCGAAGGTGGTAAATCTATTCTTGAAGCAGTTGAATGTTTCCAGGCTGCTGCTCTTCTCGAAGAATCTGTGCCGGCTGAACCATTTAGATGA
- the LOC120275711 gene encoding protein NPGR2 isoform X4, translated as MRGRKRAKLRKFFARLGVRNTKNWLCSAEQFKANEMVPATGSQTSLASGYISQAGLGDQRIDTGNIEEAESSLRDGVCLNYEEARALLGRLEYQRGNVEAALRVFDGIDIAAIAPKMKVSITRKIGRHKPQSPWDVPHMSIHAVSLLIEATYLKAKALQDLGRFKEAAQTCSIILDTIEPALTDGLPENLGLGTDCKFLETLCKAVELLPELWKLAGFPNEAILSYRRALLGCWNLDASTCTRIQKEFAIFLLYGGCDASPPNLRSQMEGSFIPRNNIEEAILLLMILLRKFNLKRVDWDRSIIDHLTFALSVSGELKTLASQKEELLPGILERKERYYTLALCYFGEGDSLVALNLLKILLSARGDPNCLKALLLASKICGESGGAYVEEGVSFARRAIFNLNSGCDAMASVGNCLLGISLSTQARLPSSDSERLSRQCEALEALEKANKMVEGKDYQVLFSLSLENSEQRKLEPALRFAKQLLKLEAGSNIKTWILLARILSAQKRYVDAETVVNAALDQTGKWNQGGLLRTKAKIQIANEQLKNAVETYTQLLAVLQLRTKSFAVGMKSLKGGQDDRSLEMETWQDLANVYMSMSQWRDAEICISKLTAISPQSASRWHATGKLFEAKGLYKEALGAYSKALDREPTHIPSLVSTATVLRELDGRPLAVVRSFLTDALRLDKTNHIAWFNLGLLNKAEGGKSILEAVECFQAAALLEESVPAEPFR; from the exons ATGAGAGGCAGAAAGAGGGCAAAGTTGCGCAAATTCTTTGCTAGATTGGGTGTCCGGAACACAAAGAATTGGTTGTGTTCTGCCGAACAATTTAAAGCAAATGAAATGGTACCTGCAACCGGGTCTCAGACATCCTTAGCAAGTGGCTACATTTCTCAGGCTGGTCTTGGTGATCAGAGGATTGATACTGGGAATATTGAAGAAGCTGAATCTTCTCTTCGAGATGGGGTTTGCCTTAACTATGAG GAAGCAAGAGCTTTACTGGGGAGGCTTGAATATCAGAGAGGAAATGTTGAAGCTGCTCTTCGTGTATTTGATGGAATAGACATAGCTGCAATAGCTCCTAAGATGAAAGTTTCCATTACTAGAAAAATTGGTCGGCACAAACCACAATCACCCTGGGATGTTCCACATATGTCCATACATGCTGTTAGCTTACTCATTGAAGCTACATATCTTAAAGCTAAAGCACTCCAAGACCTTGGCAGATTTAAAG AAGCTGCACAAACGTGCAGCATAATTTTGGATACAATCGAACCTGCATTGACCGATGGGTTGCCTGAGAACCTTGGCCTTGGTACGGATTGTAAATTTCTCGAGACACTATGCAAAGCTGTTGAGCTGCTTCCAGAGCTGTGGAAACTGGCTGGTTTTCCCAATGAAGCCATCTTGTCATATCGGCGTGCCTTGCTTGGTTGTTGGAACCTTGATGCCAGCACCTGTACACGGATACAGAAGGAATttgctatttttcttctttatggAGGTTGTGATGCCAGTCCTCCAAATCTCCGTTCACAAATGGAGGGTTCCTTTATACCTAGAAATAACATTGAAGAGGCTATTCTTCTCCTAATGATTCTCTTAAGAAAGTTCAATCTCAAAAGGGTTGATTGGGATCGGTCTATTATTGATCACCTAACTTTTGCTCTATCTGTTTCGGGGGAGCTGAAAACCCTTGCCAGTCAAAAGGAAGAATTGCTACCTGGCATCctagagagaaaagaaagatacTACACACTTGCTCTATGTTACTTCGGAGAAGGTGATAGTTTAGTTGCCCTTAACTTACTAAAAATACTTTTGAGTGCTAGAGGAGACCCTAATTGCCTTAAAGCATTATTATTGGCTTCAAAAATCTGCGGAGAGAGCGGTGGTGCTTATGTGGAGGAAGGAGTATCTTTTGCACGAAGGgccatttttaatttaaacagtGGTTGTGATGCAATGGCAAGTGTTGGAAATTGCTTACTTGGAATTTCTCTTTCAACTCAGGCTAGATTGCCTTCGTCTGATTCCGAGAGATTGTCAAGGCAATGTGAGGCACTTGAGGCCCTAGAAAAAGCCAACAAGATGGTAGAAGGTAAAGATTATCAAGTGCTTTTTAGTCTAAGCCTTGAGAATTCTGAACAGAGGAAGTTGGAGCCGGCTCTCCGTTTTGCGAAACAGCTGCTGAAATTGGAAGCTGGATCGAATATTAAGACTTGGATTTTGTTAGCGCGAATATTATCTGCCCAAAAAAGATATGTTGATGCTGAGACCGTTGTGAATGCTGCTCTTGATCAAACTGGGAAATGGAACCAGGGGGGATTGCTGCGAACTAAAGCCAAAATACAGATTGCTAATGAACAATTGAAGAATGCAGTCGAGACATATACTCAACTTCTAGCAGTACTTCAACTGAGGACTAAAAGCTTTGCTGTTGGCATGAAGTCTTTGAAA GGTGGCCAAGATGATAGAAGTCTGGAAATGGAAACTTGGCAAGATTTGGCTAATGTCTACATGAGTATGTCACAATGGCGGGATGCTGAGATTTGTATCTCAAAATTGACAGCAATTAGTCCTCAATCGGCATCAAGATGGCACGCGACAG GAAAACTATTTGAAGCGAAAGGTCTGTACAAAGAAGCTCTGGGAGCTTATTCTAAAGCATTAGATCGAGAACCCACACATATTCCAAGCTTGGTCTCTACGGCAACTGTTCTTAGAGAGCTAGACGGTCGGCCACTTGCTGTTGTGAGAAGCTTCTTGACAGACGCTCTTCGACTTGATAAAACAAACCACATTGCTTGGTTTAATCTTGGTCTTCTTAATAAAGCCGAAGGTGGTAAATCTATTCTTGAAGCAGTTGAATGTTTCCAGGCTGCTGCTCTTCTCGAAGAATCTGTGCCGGCTGAACCATTTAGATGA